Proteins encoded together in one Limisphaerales bacterium window:
- a CDS encoding DUF1549 domain-containing protein, with amino-acid sequence MIKKTLLALVTVPLMLSAAPKDLVDLQVYPKDAHLVTLRGKQQLMVQATYADSTTRDVTAEAKYTFANPKLIKFEKHIILPVVDGSTSLKIEFAGRTLTVPVKVEKAGEERPVRFNLDVMPTFTKGGCNSGSCHGASSGKDGFRLSLFGFNPQLDYQYITRENLGRRINLALPHDSLLLEKATGRVTHTGGKVMTAESSLYKTLVRWLEAGAPNDPAGTPKVVDLEIYPKQSVLEGEGAEQQIIVRAVYSDGSTRDVTHETMFITNNDVSTKVDGKGKMTAGQRGESFIMARFDQITVGTQVLVIPKLKSFVFPKELEANYIDTLVHNKLKKIRITPSGICDDNTFIRRAYLDVIGELPTPEAVAAFVVDKSPAKREKLIDELIARPEFVRMWVMKWAELLQIRTQNNQFYYKNAVLYFEWLRDQFEQDQPMDKIVRELLGARGGTFSNPAGNFYQVERDTQKLTENAAQIFMGMRIQCAQCHNHPFDRWTMDDYYSFSAFFAQVGRKTGEDNRETIIYNRRSGGVRHIVGNRDMPPKFLGAEGPEIAKDVNGKVRAGFPLKSGEDRRIALANWLASPQNPYFAKNMANIVWSHFMGVGIVEPVDDVRISNPPSNPELLEELGKRFAGSGYNFKKLVRDICVSRAYQRSVQSNELNKDDALNFAKSSIRRVRAEVLLDIISQVTDTKNKFRGLPIGSSAVEIVDGGTSTFFLTTFGRATRTTVCSCEVALEPNLSQALHLLNGDTVNTKCAQGGVVRNLIKGGKKPDEVLDNIYLRCLARKPTASEKAKLMVFFKEGRPEEEVLNDLFWAVLNSKEFIFNH; translated from the coding sequence ATGATAAAAAAAACATTGCTCGCTCTCGTCACCGTGCCGCTAATGCTCAGTGCGGCTCCGAAGGATTTGGTGGATTTACAGGTGTACCCGAAGGACGCCCACTTGGTGACGCTACGCGGCAAGCAGCAATTGATGGTGCAGGCCACGTACGCCGACAGCACCACGCGCGATGTTACTGCGGAGGCAAAATATACCTTTGCCAATCCCAAGCTGATCAAGTTTGAAAAACACATTATCCTCCCGGTCGTGGATGGCAGCACTTCACTGAAAATTGAGTTTGCCGGCCGCACGCTCACCGTGCCGGTGAAAGTAGAAAAAGCCGGCGAGGAACGCCCTGTTCGTTTCAATCTCGATGTGATGCCCACTTTCACCAAGGGCGGTTGCAACTCGGGGAGTTGCCACGGTGCATCCAGCGGAAAAGATGGGTTTCGGTTGTCGTTGTTCGGTTTCAATCCGCAGCTTGATTATCAATACATCACGCGCGAAAACCTCGGCCGGCGAATCAATCTTGCCTTGCCGCACGATAGTTTGTTGCTCGAGAAAGCCACCGGCCGCGTGACGCATACCGGAGGCAAAGTGATGACCGCGGAAAGTAGTTTATATAAAACACTCGTGCGTTGGCTGGAGGCAGGGGCACCCAATGATCCCGCCGGCACCCCCAAAGTGGTGGACCTCGAAATCTATCCGAAACAATCCGTGCTCGAGGGTGAAGGCGCCGAGCAGCAAATCATTGTACGCGCCGTGTACAGCGACGGCTCCACACGCGATGTGACGCACGAGACGATGTTTATCACTAACAACGATGTGTCAACCAAAGTGGACGGCAAAGGCAAGATGACCGCCGGGCAACGCGGTGAGTCGTTCATCATGGCGCGCTTCGACCAAATCACCGTGGGCACGCAAGTGCTGGTGATTCCGAAGCTGAAGAGCTTCGTGTTCCCCAAAGAGCTCGAGGCCAATTACATCGACACTTTGGTGCACAATAAGTTGAAGAAAATTCGAATCACGCCCAGTGGTATTTGCGATGACAACACTTTCATTCGGCGTGCTTATCTCGACGTTATCGGAGAGCTACCCACCCCCGAGGCCGTTGCCGCATTTGTGGTGGATAAATCGCCGGCCAAGCGCGAGAAGCTCATTGACGAGTTGATTGCCCGTCCGGAGTTCGTGCGGATGTGGGTGATGAAGTGGGCCGAGCTGTTACAGATCCGCACTCAAAACAATCAATTTTATTACAAAAATGCCGTGCTGTATTTCGAGTGGTTACGCGATCAGTTTGAACAGGATCAACCGATGGATAAAATTGTGCGTGAACTCCTCGGCGCGCGCGGCGGGACTTTCAGCAATCCCGCCGGCAATTTCTATCAAGTGGAGCGTGACACGCAGAAGCTCACCGAGAATGCCGCGCAAATTTTTATGGGCATGCGCATTCAGTGCGCCCAATGCCACAATCATCCTTTCGATCGCTGGACGATGGATGACTATTACAGCTTCTCCGCTTTTTTCGCGCAAGTGGGTCGCAAGACCGGAGAGGATAACCGGGAAACCATTATTTACAACCGCCGCAGCGGCGGGGTGCGCCACATCGTAGGTAATCGCGATATGCCGCCAAAATTTCTCGGCGCCGAGGGGCCTGAAATTGCTAAGGATGTGAATGGAAAAGTGCGCGCCGGATTTCCGTTGAAAAGCGGTGAGGATCGGCGCATTGCCTTAGCGAACTGGCTAGCTTCGCCCCAAAATCCCTACTTCGCCAAAAATATGGCCAACATCGTGTGGAGTCATTTCATGGGAGTAGGCATTGTGGAACCGGTTGACGATGTGCGCATCAGTAACCCGCCGAGCAATCCGGAACTGCTCGAGGAGTTGGGCAAACGCTTCGCGGGGAGTGGTTATAATTTCAAAAAACTCGTGCGCGACATTTGCGTGTCCCGCGCCTACCAGCGCAGCGTGCAGAGCAATGAGTTGAACAAGGACGACGCGCTGAACTTTGCCAAGAGCAGCATCCGTCGCGTGCGCGCCGAAGTGTTGCTAGATATCATCAGCCAAGTAACCGACACCAAAAACAAATTCCGCGGTCTGCCGATCGGCTCCAGTGCAGTTGAAATTGTGGATGGTGGCACCAGCACGTTCTTCCTCACCACGTTTGGCCGTGCCACCCGCACCACAGTGTGTTCGTGCGAAGTGGCTCTTGAACCCAATCTTTCCCAAGCGCTGCATTTGCTCAATGGTGATACGGTAAACACCAAGTGTGCTCAAGGAGGCGTGGTCCGAAACCTGATTAAAGGAGGCAAAAAGCCGGACGAGGTTTTGGATAATATTTACCTGCGCTGCTTGGCCCGCAAACCGACTGCTTCGGAAAAGGCTAAACTGATGGTGTTTTTCAAGGAAGGGCGTCCGGAGGAAGAGGTCTTGAATGACTTATTCTGGGCTGTGCTGAATTCAAAGGAATTTATTTTTAATCATTAA